One Jeotgalibaca porci genomic region harbors:
- the cdaA gene encoding diadenylate cyclase CdaA produces MNFDLDNILSWQNLTNVIDIVLVWYLINKLITILKGTRAIQLLKGVFVIVLIKMGAVLLDLSTIDWIINQIIRWGVVAVIIVFQPEIRRGLEHLGKTGFRNRANRRVKTSDYFIQEIDKAIQYMAKRKIGALISIELNDLLDEYAHTGIQIGGDLSNQLLINIFIPNTPLHDGAVIVQDFKITSAASYLPLSENPLISKELGTRHRAAIGLSEVTDAVTIIVSEETGGISIAHKNRLYRDMSREDFVGYLSDQLAFEEDDKTEKPNLIQEFLDNLKWGNSK; encoded by the coding sequence ATGAACTTTGATTTAGATAACATTCTTAGTTGGCAAAACCTCACGAATGTCATTGATATTGTGCTCGTATGGTATTTGATTAACAAACTCATTACGATCCTAAAAGGAACGCGGGCCATTCAACTCTTAAAAGGTGTCTTTGTCATTGTCCTTATTAAGATGGGAGCGGTTCTTTTAGACTTGAGTACGATTGATTGGATTATTAATCAAATCATTCGTTGGGGTGTTGTAGCGGTTATTATCGTTTTTCAACCGGAAATAAGACGTGGTTTGGAACATCTGGGTAAAACGGGTTTTCGTAACCGTGCTAATCGCAGAGTGAAAACATCAGATTACTTTATTCAAGAAATTGATAAAGCAATCCAGTATATGGCAAAGCGTAAAATCGGAGCATTGATTTCGATTGAATTAAATGACTTGCTCGATGAGTACGCACACACAGGGATTCAAATAGGCGGGGATCTTTCTAATCAATTATTGATTAATATCTTTATTCCAAATACGCCTTTACATGATGGTGCAGTCATTGTGCAAGACTTCAAGATTACTTCTGCAGCGAGCTATTTGCCCTTATCGGAAAATCCGCTGATATCGAAAGAGTTGGGGACACGTCACCGAGCCGCTATCGGTTTGAGTGAGGTAACGGATGCCGTGACGATTATCGTTTCTGAAGAAACAGGGGGAATCAGTATTGCGCACAAAAATCGCTTATACCGTGATATGTCGCGTGAAGATTTTGTAGGGTATCTATCAGACCAACTTGCTTTTGAGGAAGACGATAAAACCGAAAAACCGAATCTTATACAAGAGTTCCTGGATAACTTGAAATGGGGGAATTCAAAATGA